Proteins co-encoded in one Candidatus Korarchaeum sp. genomic window:
- a CDS encoding stress response translation initiation inhibitor YciH (in yeast this protein is involved in start site selection during the initiation of translation) codes for MVAFEERVRDPITGLPIELFAWEEVEKELRPVKIRYEKRKGKDVTIIENLPFSDDNIWNFLKEIKRILACGGTYKDGYILLQGDHRHKVARLLTEKWGISSDQIEVE; via the coding sequence ATGGTCGCGTTCGAGGAGAGAGTTAGAGATCCTATCACCGGGCTTCCAATCGAGCTGTTCGCCTGGGAGGAAGTTGAGAAGGAACTCAGACCAGTTAAGATAAGATATGAGAAGAGGAAGGGGAAGGACGTCACGATAATAGAGAACTTACCGTTCTCAGACGATAATATATGGAACTTCCTCAAGGAAATAAAGAGGATTCTAGCATGCGGAGGGACCTATAAGGACGGATATATCCTTCTTCAAGGGGACCATAGACATAAGGTCGCTAGATTACTCACGGAGAAGTGGGGTATATCGAGTGACCAGATAGAAGTGGAGTGA
- a CDS encoding 50S ribosomal protein L11 — protein MPKKIVRVLIEGGKATPGPPLGPALGGLGLNLGQVVKEINEKTSSYSGMKVPVEIEVDTETKKFEIRVGTPPTSMLILRELRAEKGSSDAKSKRIGDLKMESVINIAKMKLANSNTRDLKKVVKQVLGTALSMGVTVGGKDPREVQREMDLGIWDKLLGG, from the coding sequence TTGCCTAAGAAAATAGTCAGAGTCCTCATAGAGGGAGGGAAAGCTACGCCAGGTCCCCCACTCGGACCAGCTCTAGGAGGGCTCGGTTTGAACTTAGGGCAGGTCGTGAAGGAGATAAATGAGAAGACCAGTAGTTATTCCGGGATGAAAGTACCAGTGGAGATAGAAGTGGATACGGAGACCAAGAAATTCGAGATCAGAGTGGGAACTCCCCCAACATCTATGTTGATACTCAGGGAACTGAGAGCTGAGAAAGGCTCCTCAGATGCTAAATCGAAGAGAATAGGGGATTTGAAGATGGAGAGTGTAATCAATATAGCTAAGATGAAATTAGCTAATTCTAATACTCGTGACCTCAAGAAAGTCGTGAAGCAAGTTCTGGGTACAGCTCTCTCAATGGGCGTGACAGTAGGGGGGAAGGACCCGAGGGAAGTCCAGAGGGAAATGGATTTAGGTATTTGGGATAAGTTGTTAGGTGGTTGA
- a CDS encoding transcription elongation factor Spt5 → MEQRSQSLFFPIRVISGKEINIVRLLMSRVSSTGAKVRSILFIPKFKNYLFIEAEREYEVRKLIAGLSKLRLASSSPVSPDEIDDILSSETAGIEIEPGDIVKIIKGNFKGYRAVVIATPEGKSKMLTLKLLDIDRDWEVKMPVINVKLLERGKGGEEVA, encoded by the coding sequence ATGGAACAGAGGTCCCAATCCCTATTCTTCCCCATCAGAGTGATCTCAGGGAAGGAGATAAACATAGTGAGGCTCCTCATGAGCAGGGTCTCGTCAACAGGAGCGAAAGTGAGATCGATATTATTCATCCCTAAGTTCAAGAACTACCTCTTCATAGAAGCTGAGAGAGAATACGAAGTTAGGAAGCTCATAGCTGGCCTCAGTAAGCTTAGATTAGCTTCATCCAGCCCCGTCTCACCGGATGAGATAGATGATATACTGTCCTCCGAGACAGCTGGTATAGAGATAGAACCCGGGGATATAGTGAAGATTATTAAGGGGAATTTCAAGGGCTATAGGGCTGTAGTAATAGCTACACCCGAGGGCAAGAGTAAGATGCTCACGCTGAAGCTCTTAGATATAGATAGGGATTGGGAGGTGAAGATGCCAGTGATAAACGTTAAGCTACTGGAGAGAGGGAAAGGAGGTGAAGAAGTTGCCTAA
- a CDS encoding 50S ribosomal protein L1: MSKLLTEGDSIEVIRRVLEESPKRRFNEAVDLIVVLKGIDLKRDPNAKINEIVELPHSPKNRKTKIAVIGKGEFLSKAREAGADRVLEPEEIEVIATNKRALKKLANEYDFFIAQADVLPKIVRYIGPVLGPRNKMPINLPAMAVSQLPDLIERLRRSVRIRTKDQPIIHTKVGSRDMRPEEIAENIKAVLSTIERKYEDPSKISRVYIKTTMGPAEELPIATRRR; this comes from the coding sequence ATGTCTAAGCTGCTGACTGAGGGAGACTCCATAGAAGTGATCAGGAGAGTCCTTGAGGAGAGCCCAAAGAGGAGGTTTAACGAAGCTGTCGATTTAATAGTCGTTTTAAAAGGAATAGATCTCAAGAGAGATCCTAACGCTAAGATAAATGAGATAGTAGAACTCCCTCATTCACCAAAGAACAGGAAAACGAAGATAGCTGTGATAGGGAAAGGCGAGTTCCTCTCTAAAGCTAGAGAAGCTGGTGCTGATAGAGTACTAGAGCCCGAGGAGATAGAAGTTATAGCAACTAATAAGAGAGCCCTTAAGAAACTCGCGAATGAGTACGATTTCTTCATAGCTCAAGCGGATGTATTACCTAAGATAGTGAGATATATAGGGCCTGTCCTCGGCCCTAGGAACAAGATGCCGATAAACCTACCTGCTATGGCCGTATCCCAGCTCCCCGATCTCATAGAGAGATTGAGGAGGTCCGTCAGGATAAGGACGAAGGACCAACCAATAATACATACGAAAGTCGGTTCTAGGGATATGAGGCCTGAGGAGATAGCTGAGAACATAAAAGCAGTGCTCTCCACTATAGAGAGGAAGTACGAGGATCCGTCTAAGATCTCGAGAGTTTATATTAAGACGACTATGGGCCCAGCCGAGGAACTTCCGATAGCAACGAGGAGGAGATGA
- the ftsZ gene encoding cell division protein FtsZ yields MIRTATRRVDEGVKEIPQKISPEDSALREFLEKVKARIVIMGVGGGGSNTITRLNAIGIDSVETVAVNTDAQHLLITAADRKLLIGRELCGGNGSGGDPHIGEEAARESADELEDFLSGSDLLFIMAGLGGGTGTGASPVIAEIGKRVGAAVVSIVTLPFTAEGIKKREIAMKGLAKLASVSDTIVVVNNDRILEIAKELPLHQAFFISDEIVARAVKGVVELVVKPGLVNVDLADLRNVVENGGPAVLTFGESDGENRAMEAVDDALNNPLLDADISGGKAAIVNITSGPDFSLEEMQQIVETIVSSLDPNANVIWGARIDESLKGSVQVLLVVTGVTSPTVEAALQGELREPYVERATKPKFERTVKTPLKVTERKTIPIAREVRERSDFGIDEL; encoded by the coding sequence ATGATAAGGACAGCGACTAGGAGAGTTGATGAAGGGGTTAAGGAGATCCCTCAGAAGATATCTCCAGAGGACTCGGCCCTAAGGGAGTTCTTAGAGAAGGTCAAAGCCAGGATTGTGATAATGGGAGTAGGAGGGGGAGGAAGTAATACAATAACTAGATTGAACGCTATAGGTATAGATTCTGTTGAGACAGTAGCGGTGAACACGGATGCTCAGCACTTACTCATAACGGCCGCTGATAGGAAGTTACTCATAGGTAGGGAGTTATGCGGAGGCAATGGATCGGGAGGAGATCCTCATATAGGTGAGGAGGCTGCTAGAGAGAGCGCTGATGAGCTAGAGGATTTCCTGAGTGGTAGCGATCTCTTATTCATAATGGCGGGTTTGGGAGGAGGGACTGGGACCGGAGCTTCTCCAGTTATCGCTGAGATAGGTAAGAGAGTGGGGGCTGCTGTCGTCTCAATAGTGACCCTCCCGTTCACTGCTGAAGGAATTAAGAAGAGAGAGATCGCGATGAAAGGACTAGCGAAACTAGCATCAGTTTCAGATACTATAGTCGTGGTGAATAACGATAGGATCTTGGAGATAGCTAAGGAGCTACCCCTCCACCAGGCTTTCTTCATATCTGACGAGATAGTAGCTAGGGCAGTCAAAGGAGTAGTTGAGCTCGTCGTGAAGCCGGGTCTCGTTAACGTCGATCTAGCGGACCTGAGGAATGTAGTAGAGAATGGAGGACCCGCTGTCCTCACTTTCGGTGAGAGCGATGGTGAGAATAGAGCTATGGAAGCTGTGGATGATGCATTGAACAATCCATTGTTAGATGCAGATATATCTGGAGGGAAGGCAGCTATAGTCAACATAACATCGGGTCCCGATTTCTCCTTAGAGGAAATGCAACAGATAGTAGAGACTATAGTTAGCTCCCTAGATCCGAACGCTAATGTGATCTGGGGGGCTAGGATAGATGAATCCCTGAAGGGCTCTGTCCAAGTGCTTTTAGTGGTTACTGGAGTAACATCGCCTACTGTAGAAGCTGCTCTCCAAGGGGAATTAAGGGAACCTTATGTAGAGAGAGCGACGAAACCTAAATTTGAGAGGACTGTTAAGACTCCTCTGAAAGTGACGGAGAGGAAAACTATCCCTATAGCTAGGGAAGTCAGGGAGAGGAGCGATTTCGGTATAGATGAGTTATGA
- a CDS encoding glycosyltransferase family 2 protein, with amino-acid sequence MKAALIPAYNEEARIAPVILRAKKYVNIVIVCDDGSDDLTGEIARSLGAEVVRHERNMGYGAALLTLFKKALEMNVSLAVTIDADGQHDPDFIPALFKPIEEGRADFVIGSRFMEGSSTPGISFLRKLALKILNALGRRATELKISDTQSGMRAYSRRALEIAAGAIERGMGVSFGILKELSRHGLRVAEVPISVSYIGSKPSKNPVLHFSELIATILRIVLEERPLLYLGVPGAVMVIVSLYFGLFLLSLYFSTKYFSVPMAFISLGSLMLGIILIIAALQLYSIARIRDELRRVRS; translated from the coding sequence ATGAAAGCTGCCCTCATACCGGCTTACAATGAAGAAGCTAGGATAGCTCCAGTCATATTGAGGGCCAAGAAGTACGTGAATATAGTGATAGTCTGCGATGATGGTTCCGATGACCTAACAGGGGAAATAGCTAGAAGCTTAGGGGCTGAGGTCGTTAGGCATGAGAGGAACATGGGTTACGGGGCCGCCCTCCTTACCCTATTCAAGAAAGCATTAGAGATGAACGTAAGCCTTGCGGTCACGATAGATGCCGATGGTCAGCACGATCCCGATTTCATCCCAGCTCTCTTCAAACCCATAGAGGAGGGGAGAGCTGATTTCGTCATAGGTTCGAGGTTCATGGAGGGAAGCTCGACTCCTGGCATTTCCTTCCTCAGGAAGCTAGCTCTCAAGATACTCAATGCCCTGGGCAGGAGGGCTACAGAGCTCAAGATATCCGATACACAGAGCGGGATGAGGGCATACTCGAGGAGGGCCCTTGAGATAGCTGCCGGGGCTATAGAGAGGGGGATGGGTGTGAGCTTCGGGATACTGAAGGAGTTAAGTAGACATGGGCTCAGAGTAGCTGAGGTCCCCATAAGCGTCAGCTACATAGGGAGCAAGCCATCGAAGAACCCTGTTCTGCACTTCTCTGAGTTAATAGCCACGATACTGAGGATCGTATTGGAGGAGAGACCCCTCCTCTACCTCGGGGTCCCAGGAGCCGTCATGGTTATCGTAAGCTTATACTTCGGACTCTTCCTCCTCAGTTTATACTTCTCAACGAAGTACTTCAGCGTTCCCATGGCTTTCATCTCACTAGGCTCCCTCATGCTGGGGATAATACTCATAATAGCCGCCCTGCAGCTTTACTCAATAGCTAGGATAAGGGACGAACTGAGGAGGGTCAGGAGCTAA
- a CDS encoding 30S ribosomal protein S24e, which yields MELEFVRRRENPLLKREEVIAKIKFKGGTPSRKEIREILAKQLGKAPGNIFIRRISTEYGKEEATVMAMVYHSRAMALLIEPKHIIRRDEGGEAA from the coding sequence ATGGAACTGGAGTTCGTGAGGAGAAGGGAAAACCCGCTACTGAAGAGAGAGGAGGTAATAGCTAAGATTAAGTTTAAGGGGGGAACTCCATCTAGGAAGGAGATAAGGGAAATATTAGCGAAGCAGTTAGGTAAGGCTCCGGGTAATATCTTCATAAGGAGGATATCTACTGAGTACGGGAAGGAAGAAGCTACTGTCATGGCTATGGTCTATCATAGCAGGGCGATGGCTCTGCTGATAGAGCCCAAACATATAATAAGGAGGGATGAAGGAGGGGAGGCTGCTTGA
- a CDS encoding DNA-directed RNA polymerase yields the protein MFYEVEMSDVGYIRPVDLGKDLREILKNQFRAKYVGRFVKEAGLILDILEIVDMSYGTSVIGSPNIYVRANFKALSYIPLKDEVIEGEIENVVEYGVFVTVGPINGFVHISQLGDDVFVHRGGVIQGRKLKVTFRPGDIVRARVTAVSKPDPSAVLRNEPVIKVALTMRQPKLGKLEEVVE from the coding sequence TTGTTCTATGAGGTGGAAATGAGTGATGTAGGTTACATAAGGCCCGTAGATCTGGGGAAGGATCTGAGGGAGATACTGAAGAACCAATTCAGAGCTAAGTATGTAGGGAGGTTCGTGAAGGAAGCTGGTCTCATATTAGATATACTCGAGATAGTCGATATGAGTTACGGGACATCGGTCATAGGGAGTCCTAATATTTACGTGAGAGCGAATTTCAAAGCATTGAGTTACATTCCACTGAAGGATGAAGTAATAGAGGGGGAGATTGAGAACGTAGTTGAGTACGGGGTCTTCGTGACAGTAGGCCCTATAAACGGTTTCGTCCATATCTCCCAACTTGGCGATGATGTCTTCGTCCATAGAGGGGGGGTCATACAAGGGAGGAAGCTGAAAGTCACCTTCAGGCCTGGGGATATAGTCAGGGCAAGAGTGACAGCTGTGAGTAAGCCCGATCCGTCAGCAGTCCTGAGGAATGAGCCAGTGATAAAAGTAGCGCTTACTATGAGGCAACCTAAACTCGGGAAATTGGAGGAGGTAGTAGAGTAA
- a CDS encoding Lrp/AsnC ligand binding domain-containing protein has translation MLEAFIAVSVRPSSTAELKKTFSASDKIKEIFYVTGEFDFLMRVEAANTFELARIIEVLRSQEGVENTVTFIVLEKLK, from the coding sequence ATGCTCGAGGCATTCATTGCTGTGAGTGTCAGGCCCTCTAGTACCGCTGAACTCAAGAAGACTTTCTCGGCAAGTGATAAGATTAAAGAGATATTCTACGTGACTGGGGAATTCGATTTCCTCATGAGAGTTGAGGCTGCAAATACATTTGAGCTCGCTAGGATAATAGAGGTTCTGAGGAGTCAGGAAGGCGTTGAGAATACGGTAACTTTCATAGTGCTGGAGAAGTTGAAGTGA
- the pheA gene encoding prephenate dehydratase: MRVAIQGERGSYSEEAAHLYFKSQEFELLNKNYLDEVFDSIQSGEADYGVIPIENSTTGSIRKSLDLLLERDVRVIGEVKLKVSHALMSLKGSLEDIRIVYSHPEAIAQCERFLREKGWVVVPSLDTAGAARIVANSNDTSLAAIASERAASIYGLKIVARDIQDNPLNITRFFVISPRDQISEDADTTAAFFATSHKPGSLWRALGAFARRNINLLWLESRPIKGEPWNYSFYVEFEGSINDYAVREAIRELEGLTIWIKILGSYRRMIL; the protein is encoded by the coding sequence ATGAGAGTCGCGATTCAGGGGGAGAGAGGCTCCTATAGTGAAGAAGCTGCTCACCTCTACTTCAAATCACAAGAATTCGAATTATTAAATAAGAATTACTTAGATGAAGTCTTTGACTCTATCCAATCTGGTGAGGCGGATTACGGTGTAATCCCTATAGAGAATTCTACAACTGGTAGCATAAGGAAATCCCTCGATCTATTACTCGAGAGGGATGTCAGGGTAATTGGAGAAGTCAAGTTGAAGGTTTCTCACGCGCTAATGAGTTTGAAAGGTAGCTTAGAGGATATAAGGATCGTATACTCCCACCCGGAGGCTATAGCCCAGTGTGAGAGATTTTTGAGGGAAAAGGGTTGGGTGGTAGTTCCTAGCTTAGACACAGCAGGAGCTGCTAGAATCGTGGCTAATTCGAATGATACTAGCTTAGCTGCTATAGCGAGCGAGAGAGCTGCTTCTATCTACGGTCTGAAGATAGTGGCCAGAGACATCCAAGATAACCCCCTGAACATAACTAGGTTCTTCGTAATATCTCCGAGGGATCAAATCAGTGAGGATGCTGATACAACAGCTGCTTTCTTCGCGACGAGCCATAAGCCCGGTTCTCTCTGGAGAGCTCTGGGGGCGTTCGCCCGTAGGAATATAAATCTGCTTTGGTTAGAATCGAGGCCTATTAAGGGAGAGCCATGGAATTACTCCTTCTATGTGGAGTTCGAAGGTTCCATAAATGACTATGCTGTGAGGGAAGCTATACGCGAGCTAGAAGGGTTAACTATTTGGATAAAGATCTTAGGGAGCTACAGAAGGATGATCCTCTAA
- a CDS encoding 30S ribosomal protein S27ae, which yields MKHKPVQAWKYYSVEGGKLVRKRRQCPRCGRFMAEHENRYSCGGCGYTEFKGKG from the coding sequence TTGAAGCATAAGCCAGTCCAAGCTTGGAAGTATTACTCAGTAGAAGGGGGTAAGTTAGTGAGGAAGAGGAGGCAGTGCCCTAGGTGCGGCCGCTTCATGGCTGAGCATGAGAATAGGTACAGCTGCGGGGGATGCGGTTACACTGAATTTAAAGGGAAGGGATAG
- the prf1 gene encoding peptide chain release factor aRF-1: MSLMYERYEFKKLLKDLKAKVGRGTELISLYIPPNKNVYDVIKYLRDEYDQAGNIKDKLTRKNVQSSIESIIQRLKLYKEIPSNGLVIFCGAIPQGKDRGTEKIEIYVIEPPEPVRSFQYVCDHEFYLEPLEDMAREKKVYGLIVMDRGGGLIATLRGSNYEIVDWVTSDIPPKHSAGGQSQRRFERIREERVHDFFKRLGMRANETFLPILDELEGIIIGGPGDARERFEEGNYLDYRLKGKVIANLPLSYTEEQGLRELIMKSEDLLKESTLHKERKLVEEVFSLLAKNPNRVAYGFREVERAIESGAAEKILIMEELPMKKVRVRCEICGYEEGKILRREETVNSWECPNCRATSYSVEEVDLVEYFGEMGKQAGAEVYVISPNTEWGIQLRSLGGIVAILRYEMRD, translated from the coding sequence ATGTCCCTAATGTATGAGAGGTATGAGTTCAAGAAACTTCTGAAGGACCTGAAGGCTAAAGTGGGGAGGGGGACTGAGTTAATATCACTCTATATACCTCCGAATAAGAATGTGTACGACGTGATCAAGTACTTGAGGGATGAGTACGATCAAGCAGGGAACATAAAGGATAAACTAACGAGGAAGAACGTTCAGAGCTCCATAGAGAGCATAATACAGAGGCTGAAATTGTATAAGGAGATACCTAGCAATGGACTAGTGATATTCTGTGGAGCTATACCTCAGGGGAAGGACAGGGGAACTGAGAAGATAGAGATATACGTGATAGAGCCCCCTGAACCAGTGAGATCCTTCCAATATGTCTGTGATCATGAGTTCTACTTAGAACCACTAGAGGATATGGCGAGGGAGAAGAAAGTTTACGGTCTGATAGTGATGGATAGGGGAGGCGGATTGATAGCCACGCTGAGAGGATCGAATTATGAGATAGTGGACTGGGTCACATCAGACATACCCCCGAAGCACAGCGCGGGTGGTCAGAGTCAGAGGAGGTTTGAGAGGATAAGGGAGGAGAGGGTCCACGATTTCTTCAAGAGATTGGGGATGAGAGCTAATGAGACCTTCCTCCCCATCTTGGATGAGCTAGAGGGCATAATAATAGGCGGTCCTGGAGATGCTAGGGAGAGGTTCGAGGAGGGTAATTACTTAGACTACAGGCTGAAGGGGAAAGTCATAGCGAACCTTCCGCTATCTTACACCGAGGAACAGGGGTTAAGGGAACTCATAATGAAGTCAGAGGATCTACTGAAGGAATCCACTTTACACAAGGAGAGGAAGCTCGTGGAGGAGGTCTTCAGCCTCTTAGCTAAGAACCCGAATAGAGTGGCTTATGGGTTCAGAGAGGTAGAGAGAGCTATAGAATCTGGAGCAGCTGAGAAAATACTGATAATGGAGGAGCTTCCCATGAAGAAAGTGAGAGTGAGGTGTGAGATCTGCGGTTATGAAGAGGGGAAGATATTGAGGAGGGAGGAGACGGTAAACTCTTGGGAGTGTCCGAATTGCAGGGCTACTAGCTATAGCGTTGAGGAAGTAGATCTAGTGGAATATTTCGGGGAGATGGGGAAGCAAGCCGGCGCTGAGGTTTACGTAATAAGCCCTAATACTGAGTGGGGTATACAGCTCAGGTCTCTAGGCGGGATAGTAGCGATATTGAGGTATGAGATGAGAGATTAA
- a CDS encoding 50S ribosomal protein L10, whose product MALKTLRKSKARIRKEEAINKFLKLVKEYPTVMIGDFSRIPANHFEKVRRELSPDIKFFVMKKTLLKKACELSDRKGLDNLLKAMPQSLVVIFSKRDPFDTYKLLSERKAEIFMKPGDVAEDDVVIPAGPTDLAPGPILMDLRAMNIPTKIQGGKIAIASEVTLLKKGEAASAQIANLLRALNIKPLKVGFRVTGAIDESGIFYSPEVLSVTREDILELIREAHMRSLSLAIELGEINRHTLAPMMHRAVMRALVLSMKLNWMSDLTIPLLLRKAVQVAKLLSEKIQS is encoded by the coding sequence ATGGCTCTGAAGACCTTGAGGAAAAGCAAGGCTAGAATTAGAAAGGAAGAAGCTATAAATAAGTTTCTGAAGTTAGTGAAGGAGTATCCCACTGTGATGATCGGGGATTTCTCGAGGATACCAGCTAACCACTTTGAGAAAGTGAGAAGAGAACTATCACCTGATATAAAGTTCTTCGTGATGAAGAAGACTCTCCTTAAGAAGGCATGTGAGCTCTCAGATAGGAAGGGGCTCGATAATCTCTTGAAAGCTATGCCCCAGAGTTTAGTCGTCATATTCAGTAAGAGAGACCCCTTCGATACATATAAGCTCCTCTCTGAGAGAAAAGCTGAGATCTTCATGAAACCGGGCGATGTAGCTGAGGATGATGTCGTGATACCTGCTGGTCCAACAGATTTAGCCCCGGGCCCGATATTAATGGATCTCAGGGCTATGAATATACCGACTAAGATACAAGGAGGGAAGATAGCTATAGCCTCTGAAGTAACCCTCCTGAAGAAGGGGGAGGCGGCTTCAGCTCAGATAGCGAATCTACTGAGGGCCCTGAATATAAAGCCCCTCAAAGTAGGATTCAGAGTGACTGGAGCTATAGATGAGAGCGGTATCTTCTACTCACCGGAAGTGCTCTCCGTGACGAGGGAGGATATCCTCGAGTTGATAAGGGAAGCTCATATGAGATCCTTAAGCCTCGCAATAGAATTAGGAGAGATAAATAGACATACCTTAGCTCCTATGATGCACAGAGCTGTCATGAGAGCGTTGGTTCTCTCAATGAAGTTGAACTGGATGAGCGATCTGACTATACCTCTATTGCTCAGGAAAGCTGTACAAGTAGCGAAGCTCCTGAGTGAGAAAATACAATCTTGA
- a CDS encoding 4-oxalocrotonate tautomerase family protein: MPVVIVNVWRGFSDASKRKIIEGITRVFAELGIPAEAVEIIIHEIPMENWGVGGMQASEKFREVKIP; encoded by the coding sequence ATGCCCGTAGTGATCGTGAATGTGTGGAGAGGCTTTTCAGATGCTTCCAAGAGGAAGATAATAGAGGGGATAACGAGAGTCTTCGCAGAGCTCGGGATACCGGCTGAAGCTGTCGAGATCATAATACACGAGATCCCCATGGAGAACTGGGGGGTCGGGGGGATGCAAGCTAGCGAGAAATTTAGGGAGGTGAAGATACCTTAA
- a CDS encoding protein translocase SEC61 complex subunit gamma — protein sequence MPEKERKESLFDYIVQTLKVAEKPGWDEIWATFKVTIVGFLLVGLIGFLIQLVALYIAGG from the coding sequence ATGCCGGAGAAGGAGAGGAAAGAGAGTTTGTTCGATTACATAGTTCAGACATTGAAAGTAGCTGAGAAACCCGGATGGGATGAGATTTGGGCGACTTTCAAAGTTACAATAGTCGGTTTCTTACTCGTGGGGCTCATAGGCTTCCTAATACAATTAGTAGCGCTCTATATAGCGGGTGGATGA
- a CDS encoding ribbon-helix-helix domain-containing protein, producing the protein MAQQIVLTVDEELIKAIDALVMEGNFKSRSEAIKAALLGFIRSKNAERVKLAFEDFISQSISDFRK; encoded by the coding sequence ATGGCCCAACAGATAGTATTGACAGTCGATGAGGAATTGATAAAAGCAATAGATGCCCTCGTGATGGAGGGTAATTTTAAGAGCAGATCGGAAGCCATAAAGGCTGCCCTTCTGGGTTTTATTAGGAGTAAGAATGCTGAAAGGGTGAAATTAGCTTTTGAGGATTTCATCTCTCAATCTATCTCCGATTTTAGGAAGTGA
- a CDS encoding DUF367 family protein has product MSIKIYVLRLGHDDPKKATGAKLLRLKLAERYRKSRGSIILNPFASRYLSPADRKEARALVAVDASWRRIKEVRWPVGLQRRLPFLVAANPINYGVPEYLSTVEALASALIILGYWDLSLDILRPFSWGEEFLRINEDRLKAYAESSCEEEVRALSEKFKKELEDHPSVAP; this is encoded by the coding sequence GTGAGCATCAAGATATACGTACTTAGATTGGGCCATGACGACCCTAAGAAAGCAACTGGGGCCAAGCTCCTCAGGCTGAAATTAGCGGAGAGATATAGAAAATCGAGAGGATCTATTATACTGAATCCGTTCGCGAGTAGATACTTATCTCCAGCCGATAGGAAAGAAGCAAGGGCATTAGTCGCTGTCGATGCATCCTGGAGGAGGATAAAGGAGGTTAGATGGCCAGTCGGTCTCCAAAGGAGACTCCCGTTCTTAGTCGCGGCTAACCCTATAAATTACGGAGTCCCCGAGTACCTCTCAACAGTCGAGGCCCTGGCCTCAGCTCTTATAATTTTGGGATATTGGGATCTCTCATTAGATATTTTAAGGCCATTCAGCTGGGGGGAGGAGTTCTTAAGGATAAATGAGGATAGACTTAAGGCTTACGCAGAATCTAGTTGTGAGGAGGAAGTGAGAGCCCTGAGTGAGAAGTTCAAGAAGGAGTTAGAGGATCATCCTTCTGTAGCTCCCTAA
- a CDS encoding DNA-directed RNA polymerase, subunit E'', with product MKYKACRNCKAICEDKDEVCPVCGSNDFTYNWEGIVAIVDPFKSQVAKTLGHEKAGIYALKVY from the coding sequence GTGAAGTATAAAGCCTGTAGGAATTGTAAGGCCATTTGTGAGGATAAGGATGAGGTCTGCCCAGTGTGCGGGTCCAATGACTTCACTTACAATTGGGAGGGGATCGTAGCTATAGTCGATCCATTCAAATCTCAAGTAGCTAAGACATTAGGACATGAAAAAGCTGGAATTTACGCCCTTAAGGTATATTAA